A region from the Candidatus Limnocylindrales bacterium genome encodes:
- a CDS encoding MAPEG family protein, whose translation MTTPLYALIGFVFWTIGIVLTIGAIRVSQVLSGKVAPNGFPSGQPHGSDAYWRLNRAHANCVENLPLFAAVVLAGHVSGLTSGSFATAAQIHVLARVGQTLAHVSSGSALAVNVRFTFFAIQIACLIYMALAVVQR comes from the coding sequence ATGACCACACCGCTCTACGCGTTGATCGGCTTCGTGTTCTGGACCATCGGCATCGTGCTCACCATCGGCGCCATTCGCGTCTCGCAAGTATTGAGCGGCAAGGTCGCACCCAACGGCTTTCCTTCGGGGCAGCCGCATGGAAGCGACGCGTACTGGCGGCTCAACCGTGCCCACGCCAACTGCGTCGAGAACCTGCCGCTGTTCGCGGCGGTGGTGCTGGCCGGCCACGTCAGCGGCCTGACCTCCGGCAGCTTCGCAACCGCCGCCCAGATCCATGTGCTGGCGCGCGTGGGCCAGACGCTCGCACACGTCTCCTCCGGCAGCGCGCTGGCGGTCAACGTGCGCTTCACGTTCTTCGCGATCCAGATCGCCTGCCTGATCTACATGGCGCTGGCCGTGGTGCAGCGCTGA